The Diabrotica undecimpunctata isolate CICGRU chromosome 3, icDiaUnde3, whole genome shotgun sequence genome includes the window gtcgactttacactacaAGATTTGTTATTATATCATATGAGattttgttatgattcctcgtttctatgatgtattaaaaaatcatgtttacACTGAATGATAAGTTTTGACTTATGATATGAATGATAATGAGGTTatgttgatttttctttttgtttatggtcatatagatattagacacagtataggtaaCAACTAGTAGATTTATAAACTATTATAATTGAAAATGAATCTTTGTTTGCATTGGCTTCCtgtcttttaataataataagccAGCAACAACTGCGTATAGCTAgtagtaagaagaaaaagatcagctGTCTTTTAGGTTCGCAGGTGTCATCAAATGCTTTTGATGAACTTCTATATATAAAGTCGAACCtcttataaatttataaacattcGGGTACACAATTGCGTGAATGTCTATCATAAATCATAATGACATAAGAATAAGGcccgatatttaaatatgttggtgttaccggTATTACATGAAGAGATATTACTGagaatcatatgattttatcatgcggaataggtaccGTCCTATTTTCTTGTGAAGAGCGTATGACAATGcttatgacaaatcacacagtgtaaacatgtaaatttcactcCATGACCAAaccatatgacaaatcacatgataaatcatgtagtgtaaagtcgacttaACTGATTGCTTGCAAAAAGTTTATGTGAAgttaataaaaatgaacaattttattttgatacGCTTTTcgttaaaatgaaattttaaaaacgaaGATTGTGCCGTTCCTGCATTTTTGTGTGGCGAAGCTCTAGAATTTCTGAAGGTCGCACATGTCTTTGTAAACGTCTCCCTATTTCATCACAAATATGTTCAATACGATTTAAATAAATCTCATGATTTGATCGCTTGGGAAGCTGCTGTGATCGTTCGGTTGCAATAGTAACAAGAAGGCGGTCGTTTAGCTGTTTTAGCCCTGCCACGCCGTGAACCAAGTTATCGAGTGAGCTCAGTTTCTTTCTCTCCGCCGACAGACTTACAGTAACGTTTCTCACAGTTTCTTGCTAACCGCGGCTAACTTCTTAAGCCGCAGCAACAAAATTTGTGCTCGTTGCAATACAGTAACAATGACAACACTACACAAGGGACATACCACATTTCTGTATTGTGAAACACTTTGGTTTGGTAATCAAAACAATgccaattgtttttaaaactatgTATTatatgaaatttaaaataaattgagtttacaagtgaatattttaatCCACTAAGCTTAGATCAACTAGAAGTCTTTCGAGTTCACTAACAAATTAACAGCCGGATGCTTTTTTGTACCTTTCAGACACATCCTTCcaatttacaatttcaaaaatagcATTTACATAATCTGCTCTGACGTTCTTATATTGCAAGTAATAAGCATGTTCCCATACATCAATGCCTAAAAGCGGTATCAAACCAGTAGTTGCCTGAAGTGGATCCTGGTTTGCACATGTGGCGATTTGAActttttctaaaacaaaaaaatagagtAGGTATAATTGTAATGTATAGTCACCGGTTTTGGATTAAGTAAATAAGCAACGGTTTAACTGACCATCCGTACATTTAcgatttattaacaaaaaatgagGGCAAACTGGCTtatcttacaaaaaaaattaatgagatCCATAAAATAAATAACCCTGACAATGTTCTGAAGACCCTCAACATTTCGAATCAAGTCCAAAATTACTGCTGCTGCTAGCAACAAAACtcgaatattacaaaaattgtttTGTATAAATTCACAAACAATTTAAGCGATATGTATAGTCAATACagacaataaattttttttgtattttcatttacaaatttatttaattttttatttacaaatttaccTAACTAGACAATCAACTTAAAAACTATTAATATCACATTTAATCACATATACTCTAATCTGTAAGCTACAGAATTAGGTAATCAAAATTAagatctgcaataaaaaataagaatggtAAACTGTCGGAAAACGATGACCGTAAATACCTCAActcaaaataaataatatgtgGGAAGAACGAAAATTTGAAATTCATAATATGTACCATATTAATATATCAAATGCGTGCAATTCAGGAACATGTAACTTTagattaaattttgtttaaattagaAGAATTAGAATAATTAAAGGTAATTTGGTGACATTGACAAAACAAGTTTATGTCAAGTCATACACATAACataaatttcaaacttaaaaaagatgATATCAGAACAGGGCTTTGAGAAAGATGTTCTGTTGTACATAAGTGAATTGTGTTTCTCAGGAAATATCCCAAATTTAAAGAAGAggactttttttatatatttagacaaaacatggatattttctaaccacaagaatatggcaagatgataacatAAATTCGATTAAGCATACTGGATTACTTCTCCCTGGATTAAGTAAAACCAGCATCATTGTCTTAGACAATAGGGCTTCCCGTtggaaaatattaaacaaaagtccaacaaATTGGCGAAATGTAGACAAAATGAAAGAATGGTTGCCAAATGACTTCATACTGATTGCACAGCATGTATTAAAATCTGAATTATTGTTTGACAAAACAACATGCAAAAAGAAAAATCTTTGTGATAAATCAGATTACTGAAAGTTACAGTTATCAAGTTTTGTCTTCCACCATAACACTATCAGTTTAATCCAAttgaatatatatggggaataataaaaactattatgAAAACCATGCTGAGCCTAATGGTTATACTGTCAAGAAATATGGGGGAACTATATATCCAAGTGCGAAATATTAATTGAGGATTGATGGattcatgaaaataaaataaatgaaataagcccaatcataataacaattaatggtgactACGGTGATGGCAATAATGTTATGAACAATGCTGATTAAACCGTTTTAGTGAGTGTGATTTATTTGAAATTGAAACTATGTCGTAGGtaaatttgtaaatataaaataaaataaatttgtaaataaaaataaaaatattatattgtacATATTATTGACTATAGATTGGCATTGCGGTATTGAAATCAGAACTTTGAACAAGTCAAAACTTGTTCAGAACATGATTGATCATATTGTATGTTACAACATATATGTATATGGTTCTATTAGTGCTACAATCTGGCAAATGAGTGGTTCTTTACATTAGACGAAGAAAAGCCACCAGCAAAAGACTACATGGAAGGTTCAGTCTCATAGCTATTAGACATTTTagaaagggtcaggctagagattGTAATCCAAGACTAAAGGAGCACAACAGATATGAAAAGGTTGTAGTGGAATAGACCAAAAATTGAATCTATCTATTTATATGTGGCTTTGTACATCCTTGACTGAACTCAAGGTGTGGTATAACCTATATTTGGCCTATTTTGGCTACATAATGttattcaaacattttttttaatattggtataaGTACTGttctaaaatcttaaaaaacaagAAAGTTATTAAAAACATGCATACACAGAGATAAACTATTTTTGGCCTGCACCTCAACAGAAATTAATAAGGACCATATATGACCTGTAACATGGTAACATGTTAAAATCATATTGGTGAAAGTGAAAGAGAGGCAGTGATGGCGGTATGACAGTTAATAGTATGATAAAAAATAGACCTTGTGGAATAAAAAtacatgttttttatttattttgaaaatattcaaTCTGTATTAGTTTTTGGTGCAGCAACCtgtataacttatttgttattattagtcagtatttgttaaaaattattaataagaaATCAATAAAGTTAATATAACTACAAACTTGTACTAGGATGTATTATTAGTAATAGTTGAGATGAAATTAGAAAGAATGTCTTTAAAAAATGTTGCCAATATTTATAGAGGCCAAAATTGGACACTATGCCAAATTTTATTAAGGAACTTTTTGTTACATAAAACTATATTTTTCTAACTGAGAagtggaacttcaaatttatacaaataaataaacatattttattcaTATATTATTTGAATAATACTAAAATTCATAAAACCAAATGGTTTATgtaagttctttttttttttttaatcaaaaattaaCTCAATTTTCATCCATATTTTTATGGAATAACTAATTGTTTCTTGTTTCCATTCTTATCcattaaaacttattttttctcATTAAGTTTTCTTGatctcattcttcatttatatgaTCTGACTAGCCAAATTCTTTTTCATCTACTTTCCCTTTATTTTGTACAAGTCTACATTGCCTTCCTCAGATTTACATAAAATCTGTTCCCTCTAATATTACTTACCTTGTGCAGCAAACGTGGTGCATGTTAAGTGAGAACGAAAAATCTCTCATATTTTGATGTTAGAAAAAATGCTTAACTATCTCTtttaatgaaaaagaaaaagagttgctttattgaagtcctcgtagacataccgtctcaggacttgcaacttattgcagagtcatatgtcaccatgttaccaatccaaaggtaactttaccatctaaattgtaaaacagacataatgtaaactaaatttcaattagcaatttttaaagggtttttaaccccatatttagtggctacatccatgtattaacttggtactgatgatggaatacttattccgaaaacgttttgccaatttaacatagcccaactgggttttttatatacctttttataaaggattttattcaaaatttttaatatatggtatacagccaaacacaggaacttagtttccttgtggattttgaaaaaaaaaactgttgaaagtTAAATGTATTAACTATCTAGGTATGTTCATAGGCAGATTATGGTAGAATATATTCCTGTGACAATTAAATAGCTTGTAGTCACTCTTAGCAAGCTGCAATAAAGTATTAGTGTCCAAACAGTGTTTAAAACACTCAAAAatgagaaaaatataattttaggtGCTTTGAATCATGACTCAAAAATAAAGTTATGGGCAATAATGTAAAATATAATGAACATGAAAAGAAAAGtttaaaagataataataaaacATGACACCATTTTTTAAATTGCCATAGAATAGAATATAGTCAATTTAATATGTTTAGCTGAAAAATTAACTTCTTTCTATTAAATTTAAACTACCTTTCATActaagaataaaagaaaataacttGTAGTTATATAGTTATCATATAAAACACTGGGCTTAAAAGCTTCACAAAGCTAATATTAATTATTTACTATTACCAAACTATTACTTTACAAAAACTTGTTTTGAATGGTAAATATATTGAATGAATTCTTACTTGAATTGGGATTATATCCTAACCATCCCCATCCAGAGCCTTGAATAGCAGTAGTTACAGCTGAAAGTTGTTTTTTCATGTTATCAAAACTTCCAAAAGCTTCATTTACAGCAGTGCATAACTCTGCACTGGGATTTGACTTAGAAGGAGATAAATTTTG containing:
- the Sod2 gene encoding superoxide dismutase [Mn] 1, mitochondrial, with amino-acid sequence MFVSRQLATVARTTTRSAVRAKHTLPELPYEYAALEPIISRDIMSLHHSKHHNTYVTNLNAAEEKLQAAASKGDINTVISLAPALKFNGGGHLNHSIFWQNLSPSKSNPSAELCTAVNEAFGSFDNMKKQLSAVTTAIQGSGWGWLGYNPNSKKVQIATCANQDPLQATTGLIPLLGIDVWEHAYYLQYKNVRADYVNAIFEIVNWKDVSERYKKASGC